One part of the Quercus lobata isolate SW786 chromosome 7, ValleyOak3.0 Primary Assembly, whole genome shotgun sequence genome encodes these proteins:
- the LOC115952196 gene encoding geraniol 8-hydroxylase-like, with protein MEAIHIFLFCITFLLFFIRPKFLRKSNTKNLPPGPNGLPIIGNLHQLGPRPHETLSAMAKEFGPLMTLKFGCVTTIVASSAETTKEILHTHDQTFSNRPVPDSVATQPHPEGTLAWVPGDHRWRNRRRICSTQMFTSQRLDLLQHFRHKKVHQLIAHINKYKGTPVDIGSLAFATTLNLISNTIFSVDIVDPDFESAQEFKELVWRIMMDAGKPNVSDYFPMLKRFDLQGVRRHVQVSYKRMHEIFDDIIATRLKHRETDKTTRHGDFLDVLLDQMQEDGSDFSIDTIKPLILDLFIAGSDTSGLTTEWAMAELLRKPKTLQKARDEVLQVIGTHGEIKESDIDRVPYIQAVVKETLRLHPPAPLLLPYIAGNDVEVSGYTIYKGNQVLVNAWSIGRNPKYWIDPLSFEPERFVGSNLDFKGRDFEYIPFGAGRRICPGLPLAQRMVILMLGSILHSFNWKLPEGITPENLDMSEQFGITLKKANSLCAVPFGE; from the exons ATGGAAGCAATCCACATCTTCCTATTCTGCATTACTTTCCTCTTGTTCTTCATCCGACCCAAATTTCTTCGCAAATCCAACACCAAAAACCTCCCACCAGGCCCAAATGGCCTCCCTATCATTGGTAACCTTCACCAACTTGGTCCTAGACCCCATGAAACTCTCTCCGCAATGGCTAAAGAGTTTGGTCCCTTGATGACTCTCAAATTTGGCTGTGTCACCACCATAGTTGCTTCCTCTGCTGAAACCACCAAAGAAATCCTTCACACCCATGACCAAACCTTTTCTAACCGACCTGTCCCTGACTCAGTAGCCACTCAACCACACCCAGAAGGCACTCTTGCTTGGGTCCCCGGTGACCACAGGTGGCGCAACCGTAGACGCATATGTAGCACCCAAATGTTCACTTCTCAACGCCTTGACTTGTTACAACACTTTCGTCACAAGAAAGTGCACCAACTCATAGCTCACATAAACAAATATAAGGGTACCCCAGTTGATATTGGGTCCTTAGCGTTTGCTACCACGTTGAATCTTATATCAAACACTATTTTCTCGGTGGATATAGTGGACCCGGATTTTGAATCAGCTCAGGAATTCAAGGAACTTGTTTGGAGGATTATGATGGATGCTGGGAAGCCTAATGTTTCGGATTACTTTCCGATGTTGAAGAGGTTTGATTTACAAGGTGTGAGACGCCATGTTCAGGTTTCCTATAAGAGGATGCATGAGATATTTGATGACATCATTGCTACGCGTTTGAAACACAGAGAGACTGATAAGACAACCAGACATGGTGATTTCTTGGATGTGCTTCTTGATCAGATGCAAGAAGATGGGTCTGACTTTAGTATTGACACCATCAAGCCCCTGATTCTG GATTTGTTTATCGCCGGTAGTGATACATCTGGATTGACTACAGAATGGGCAATGGCAGAGCTTCTACGTAAGCCTAAAACATTGCAGAAGGCAAGAGATGAAGTTCTGCAAGTGATTGGTACTCACGGTGAAATTAAAGAATCAGACATTGATAGAGTTCCATATATCCAAGCAGTTGTGAAAGAGACATTGCGGCTTCACCCACCTGCACCACTTCTCTTGCCTTACATAGCTGGAAACGATGTTGAAGTATCTGGATACACCATATACAAAGGAAACCAAGTTCTAGTAAATGCATGGTCTATTGGTAGAAATCCCAAATATTGGATTGACCCTTTGTCATTTGAGCCTGAAAGGTTTGTAGGATCCAACTTAGATTTCAAAGGAAGGGATTTTGAGTACATTCCATTTGGTGCTGGTAGAAGAATTTGCCCTGGCTTACCACTTGCTCAAAGAATGGTTATCCTAATGCTGGGTTCAATTTTACATTCATTCAATTGGAAACTTCCCGAGGGAATCACCCCAGAGAACCTTGACATGTCTGAGCAATTTGGAATCACTTTGAAGAAGGCTAATTCTCTTTGCGCTGTTCCTTTTGGTGAGTAA